A single genomic interval of Camelina sativa cultivar DH55 chromosome 11, Cs, whole genome shotgun sequence harbors:
- the LOC104728419 gene encoding uncharacterized protein LOC104728419, with amino-acid sequence MVPSLKKYMKEILTDKLSLEKVVMYITQECSSMLQNQMPEKCGDPGPFTFPCTIGDLKFNKCLCDLGASVSLMPLSVATRLGLYTFKPTQVTLVLADHSTRHPEGVLESLPVQIGNFYIPTDFIVLKLDEESQEPILLGRPFLATDGAMINV; translated from the coding sequence ATGGTTCCATCTCTCAAGAAATACATGAAGGAGATCCTCACTGATAAGCTCAGTTTGGAGAAAGTAGTAATGTATATCACGCAAGAATGCAGTTCAATGCTCCAAAATCAAATGCCAGAAAAATGTGGAGATCCAGGACCGTTTACTTTTCCTTGCACAATAGGAGATCTCAAGTTCAATAAATGCCTCTGCGATTTAGGAGCAAGTGTGAGCCTGATGCCACTCAGCGTTGCAACGCGACTTGGTCTATACACTTTCAAGCCGACCCAAGTCACTTTAGTCCTAGCTGATCACTCTACCCGACATCCAGAAGGGGTATTGGAGAGCCTACCAGTGCAAATTGGGAACTTCTATATACCCACTGACTTCATTGTTTTGAAACTCGACGAGGAATCCCAAGAACCCATTCTACTTGGAAGACCTTTCTTGGCCACGGATGGTGCAATGATAAACGTCTGA